The following are encoded together in the Fimbriiglobus ruber genome:
- a CDS encoding SGNH/GDSL hydrolase family protein — MDWYEYEVRDLEQITRANAPLPDAIAFYGSSSIRLWTTLGDDFPDLPVVNLGFGGSTLEACAYFFDRLIPPCRPRAIVFYAGDNDLGDGRSPEQVLDSFRSLRSKVVAIPGGVRFLFVSIKPSPARWHLRDRIVKTNDLVRAELATWPEAGYADVYHPMLGPDGRPRPELFEPDMLHLNPAGYRLWTERLSAERAKFT; from the coding sequence ATGGATTGGTACGAATACGAAGTCCGCGACCTCGAACAAATCACCCGGGCGAACGCGCCTCTACCGGACGCGATCGCCTTCTACGGCAGTTCGTCGATCCGCCTGTGGACGACGCTGGGCGACGACTTCCCGGACCTGCCGGTCGTCAACCTCGGCTTCGGCGGATCGACCCTGGAGGCGTGCGCTTATTTCTTCGACCGGCTCATCCCCCCGTGCCGCCCGCGGGCGATCGTCTTCTACGCCGGGGACAACGATCTGGGCGACGGCCGGTCCCCCGAGCAGGTACTCGACTCCTTCCGGTCACTGCGGAGCAAGGTCGTCGCGATCCCGGGCGGGGTCCGGTTCCTGTTCGTGTCGATCAAGCCGAGCCCGGCCCGGTGGCACCTCCGCGACCGGATCGTGAAAACCAACGACCTCGTCCGGGCCGAACTGGCGACGTGGCCCGAGGCCGGCTACGCGGACGTGTATCACCCGATGCTCGGCCCGGACGGGCGGCCGCGGCCGGAGTTGTTCGAGCCCGACATGCTTCACCTCAATCCCGCGGGGTATCGCCTCTGGACCGAGCGACTGTCCGCCGAGCGGGCAAAATTCACCTGA
- a CDS encoding esterase family protein, translating to MHREYHRWYSPWLHRDMELLVLGHAGARVLVFPTRAGRFFDYENWGLAETLRPKLAGGEYQLFCVDSVDAESFYAEHAAPADRIRRHARYEEYLLHEVVPFTLSRNPDPRFVTHGCSMGAYHAVNFAFRHPHQVSKVIALSGRYDLTTPVGDFRDLLDGYYDETVYYHTPSHFVPNLCDEHILGHLRLMEVVLAVGEADPFAENNRCLSGALWGRGVWHALRLWPGRSHKPAAWTRMVREYF from the coding sequence ATGCACCGCGAATACCACCGTTGGTACAGCCCGTGGTTGCACCGGGACATGGAACTGCTCGTCCTGGGCCACGCCGGCGCCCGCGTTTTGGTGTTCCCGACGCGGGCCGGGCGGTTCTTCGATTACGAGAATTGGGGGTTGGCCGAGACCCTCCGCCCGAAGCTGGCCGGGGGCGAGTACCAACTCTTTTGCGTGGACAGCGTGGACGCGGAAAGTTTCTACGCCGAACACGCGGCCCCGGCCGACCGGATTCGGCGGCACGCCCGGTACGAAGAGTACCTGCTCCACGAAGTCGTCCCGTTCACTCTGAGTCGGAATCCGGACCCGCGTTTCGTCACGCACGGCTGCAGTATGGGGGCATACCACGCCGTCAATTTCGCGTTCCGCCACCCGCACCAGGTGAGCAAGGTCATCGCGCTAAGCGGGCGGTACGACCTGACCACCCCCGTCGGCGACTTCCGGGACTTGCTGGACGGGTATTACGACGAAACCGTCTACTACCACACGCCGAGCCACTTTGTCCCGAACCTGTGCGACGAACACATTCTCGGGCATCTGCGGCTGATGGAAGTGGTTTTGGCCGTCGGCGAGGCCGACCCGTTCGCCGAGAATAATCGTTGTCTGAGTGGGGCGCTGTGGGGGCGCGGCGTCTGGCACGCCCTCCGATTATGGCCCGGTCGCTCGCACAAACCGGCCGCGTGGACGCGGATGGTACGCGAATACTTTTGA
- a CDS encoding Ig-like domain-containing protein has product MTVSVLAGAAQDAFGKPNPASAPLTVTYDVTAPAPPTITGLDPATDTGDSSTDGVTNNPAPTIVGTAEIGATVEVFADNGSGPTSLGTVVADGSGDWTLSPATPLGDGTYAVTATATDAAGNTSGPSAGLTLVVDTTAPTPTVTTSATDPTNASPISIAIDFGEDVTGFDETGIDATNGIVSNFVQVDGRTYTFDLTPTADGSVTIGIAAGAAVDLAGNPSSAASFTITSDQTAPAVTGATVDTGATPDGSYAAGTVIDILVAFGEPVTVDTSGGTPTLALNSGGTAEYTGGSGTDTLTFRYTVQAGENVAKLDYASAAALDLNGGVIADAAGNAADLTLAAPGSPGSLAASRDIAIDTTAPGVVSVTANPSSGVLKAGDSVDITVTFSETVDLSPGATLTLTLDTGATVSLTQDPGDAAVFTGTYTVAAGENSPDLDSVSLSVTAGTLRDAAGNDADPTISSAASLATNVAIEIDTTAPVVAVDVTSTGGLNGTADDAGGSGVSLVEVSIQDVNGTGLYWDEGTQDFTSATELFFAVTDTSAGGDWSTWSYSLPPAVTGSFQVNVRATDVAGNQGSDQEAVTVA; this is encoded by the coding sequence GTGACCGTGTCCGTCTTGGCGGGCGCCGCGCAGGACGCCTTCGGGAAGCCGAATCCGGCCTCGGCCCCCCTGACCGTCACCTACGACGTCACGGCCCCCGCGCCCCCGACGATTACCGGGCTCGATCCGGCGACCGACACCGGCGATTCCAGCACGGACGGGGTGACTAACAACCCGGCCCCAACGATTGTGGGAACCGCCGAGATCGGGGCCACGGTCGAAGTCTTCGCCGACAACGGGTCCGGTCCGACCTCCCTCGGGACGGTTGTGGCCGACGGGAGCGGGGATTGGACTCTCTCCCCGGCCACCCCGTTGGGGGACGGGACGTACGCGGTGACCGCCACGGCCACCGACGCGGCCGGGAACACGAGTGGTCCGTCCGCCGGGTTGACCCTGGTTGTCGACACCACCGCGCCGACCCCGACCGTCACGACCTCCGCGACGGACCCGACGAACGCCAGCCCCATCTCCATCGCGATCGACTTCGGGGAAGACGTCACCGGCTTCGACGAAACCGGAATCGACGCGACCAACGGCATTGTGTCTAACTTCGTCCAGGTCGACGGCCGCACGTACACCTTCGATCTGACGCCGACCGCCGACGGGTCGGTCACGATCGGAATCGCGGCCGGGGCCGCGGTGGACCTCGCCGGCAACCCGAGCAGCGCCGCCAGTTTCACCATCACCTCGGACCAAACTGCTCCGGCCGTCACCGGGGCGACGGTCGATACGGGGGCGACGCCGGACGGGTCTTACGCGGCCGGAACGGTGATCGACATCCTGGTCGCATTCGGCGAACCGGTCACGGTCGATACCTCCGGCGGCACGCCGACCCTGGCGCTGAACTCCGGCGGGACCGCGGAATACACCGGCGGCAGCGGGACCGACACCCTGACGTTCCGGTATACGGTTCAGGCCGGAGAAAATGTGGCCAAACTGGACTACGCCTCGGCGGCCGCTCTCGACCTCAACGGGGGCGTAATCGCCGACGCGGCCGGGAACGCCGCCGACCTGACTCTGGCAGCCCCAGGCAGCCCCGGTTCACTGGCAGCGAGCCGGGACATCGCCATCGATACCACCGCTCCGGGCGTGGTGTCGGTGACGGCCAACCCGTCGTCGGGGGTCCTCAAAGCGGGCGACTCGGTCGACATCACGGTCACGTTCAGCGAGACCGTCGACCTGTCTCCCGGCGCGACACTGACCCTGACGTTGGACACGGGGGCGACGGTCAGCCTGACGCAAGACCCGGGGGACGCCGCGGTGTTCACCGGCACGTACACGGTGGCCGCCGGGGAGAATAGCCCGGACCTGGACTCGGTCTCCCTGTCGGTGACCGCGGGAACCCTTCGGGATGCCGCCGGGAACGATGCCGACCCGACCATTTCGTCGGCCGCCTCACTGGCGACGAATGTGGCGATCGAGATCGACACCACCGCCCCGGTCGTCGCGGTGGATGTCACCTCGACCGGCGGACTCAACGGGACCGCCGATGACGCCGGCGGGTCGGGTGTCTCGCTGGTCGAAGTGAGTATTCAAGACGTGAACGGCACCGGCCTGTACTGGGACGAGGGGACGCAAGACTTCACCAGTGCCACGGAGTTGTTCTTCGCGGTGACGGACACCTCGGCCGGGGGCGACTGGTCCACGTGGTCGTATTCCCTGCCGCCCGCCGTCACCGGCAGCTTCCAGGTGAACGTCCGGGCGACGGACGTGGCCGGGAACCAAGGCTCTGACCAGGAGGCGGTGACCGTCGCCTGA